The Punica granatum isolate Tunisia-2019 chromosome 4, ASM765513v2, whole genome shotgun sequence genome has a window encoding:
- the LOC116202372 gene encoding protein GRAVITROPIC IN THE LIGHT 1, translating into MEEETTLAFKSKSSRFSRTIHRVINLRSKDKNGGGNKIGICILPSSHDNKSLKEETYRDKAEDDLKAKHRAVLEAVVARLFAGASTIKAAYAELQLAQYPYDGETIQASDQAVVDELRAISELKRKFLRRELDISPQVTLMLAEIQEQQSLLRTYEITIKKLEAESDAKDLEISALRDQLGAVVSGNKAIEKRLNASGCLSLFDNFRFGSLGPAHFVQVLHFALRSARSFVKVMVKEMESAKWDLDEALKFIEPEASFAKPSHRIYGFESFVCKSIFEGFNFPNFMLPTTEYSAKKQGQAQQHFFDQFKKLKSVNPKHSIAQNPNSSFAKFTRAKYLTLVHAKMECSFFGNLGLRKLITSGGCPADSSFFTAFAEMCKRVWVLHCLAFSFDEEVSIFQAKRNSRFSEVFMESVTEDVLCSDSSGDSEISGTDGDEDIQVEFTVVPGFKIGRNVVQCQVYLSPVAAPVSS; encoded by the coding sequence ATGGAGGAAGAGACGACGTTGGCATTCAAGTCCAAGAGCAGCAGATTCTCAAGAACCATCCACAGGGTCATCAACCTCCGGTCCAAGGACAAGAATGGCGGCGGCAACAAGATCGGCATTTGCATCCTCCCCTCTTCCCACGACAACAAGTCCCTCAAGGAAGAGACTTACCGGGACAAGGCCGAAGACGACCTCAAGGCGAAGCACCGGGCCGTCCTCGAGGCCGTCGTCGCCAGGCTCTTCGCCGGCGCCAGCACCATCAAGGCCGCCTACGCCGAGCTCCAGCTCGCCCAGTACCCCTACGACGGGGAGACCATCCAGGCCTCCGACCAGGCCGTGGTCGACGAGCTCCGGGCCATATCGGAGCTCAAGCGGAAGTTCCTCCGGCGGGAGCTCGACATCTCCCCGCAAGTGACCCTCATGCTCGCGGAGATTCAGGAGCAGCAGAGCCTTTTGAGGACGTACGAGATCACGATCAAGAAGCTCGAGGCAGAGTCCGACGCCAAGGACTTGGAGATCTCCGCGCTGAGGGATCAGCTCGGCGCGGTGGTTTCTGGGAACAAGGCTATCGAGAAGAGGCTCAATGCGAGCGGGTGTTTATCGCTTTTCGACAACTTCAGGTTCGGTTCGTTGGGTCCGGCGCATTTCGTGCAGGTTCTGCACTTCGCGCTGCGTTCCGCGAGGAGCTTCGTTAAGGTGATGGTGAAGGAGATGGAGTCCGCGAAGTGGGATCTCGACGAGGCGCTCAAGTTTATCGAACCGGAGGCGAGCTTCGCGAAGCCGAGCCATAGGATTTACGGGTTCGAGTCGTTCGTCTGCAAGTCCATCTTCGAGGGATTCAATTTCCCCAACTTCATGCTCCCGACAACAGAGTACTCTGCCAAGAAACAGGGGCAAGCCCAGCAGCATTTCTTCGACCAGTTCAAGAAGCTCAAATCCGTAAACCCGAAGCACTCCATCGCGCAAAACCCGAACTCCTCGTTCGCCAAATTCACGAGGGCGAAGTACCTGACCCTGGTCCACGCCAAGATGGAGTGCTCCTTCTTCGGGAACTTGGGCCTCCGGAAGCTCATAACTTCGGGGGGATGCCCCGCCGATTCGAGCTTCTTCACAGCCTTCGCGGAGATGTGCAAGCGGGTCTGGGTCCTGCACTGCCTCGCCTTCTCATTCGACGAGGAAGTTTCAATCTTCCAAGCCAAAAGGAATTCGAGATTCTCCGAGGTGTTCATGGAGTCCGTGACCGAGGATGTCCTCTGCTCGGATAGCAGCGGGGACTCCGAGATCAGTGGCACCGATGGGGACGAAGACATTCAGGTTGAGTTCACGGTCGTGCCCGGCTTCAAGATCGGCCGGAACGTTGTGCAGTGTCAGGTATACTTGTCTCCGGTGGCTGCTCCGGTGAGTAGCTGA